In the genome of Capra hircus breed San Clemente chromosome 5, ASM170441v1, whole genome shotgun sequence, one region contains:
- the C5H12orf74 gene encoding uncharacterized protein C12orf74 homolog → MEPSRQEVQPAGCEASLPYSLESLSKKHCQNQGNLLHFDRQAPGRLSTSPTLRRLRSRGCGSVRGGARGTATAHAPPQHVALEVRAWGGLPESPGSASPLSDKVCESTEESSHSLWPLRLHSRLPLDSERALDTAESVELQMGPDEERALPGPQHLEEGSLPQASFPRRGDHPAPSHTPGPPRPQVTQL, encoded by the coding sequence ATGGAGCCATCCCGCCAAGAGGTGCAGCCTGCAGGCTGCGAGGCCTCTCTTCCGTACTCCCTGGAAAGCCTGTCGAAGAAGCACTGTCAGAAccaggggaatcttctccacTTTGACCGGCAAGCCCCTGGCCGCTTGTCCACGTCGCCCACTTTGCGGAGGTTAAGAAGCCGCGGTTGCGGGAGTGTGCGCGGAGGTGCGCGCGGCACTGCCACTGCGCATGCGCCGCCTCAGCACGTGGCCTTGGAAGTGCGCGCCTGGGGCGGCTTGCCGGAGTCCCCTGGCTCCGCAAGTCCCCTTTCCGACAAGGTATGTGAAAGTACAGAGGAGTCTTCTCACTCCCTGTGGCCCCTGAGACTCCACTCAAGATTGCCTCTGGACTCGGAAAGGGCCCTCGACACAGCCGAGTCGGTTGAGCTACAAATGGGGCCAGATGAAGAGCGTGCCCTTCCCGGGCCTCAGCACCTGGAGGAGGGGTCGCTTCCTCAGGCCTCCTTTCCCCGGAGAGGAGACCACCCAGCACCCAGCCACACCCCAGGACCTCCCAGGCCTCAGGTAACACAGCTCTAA